The segment CATAAGCATATGTTTTCCGCCCCTCGAAGAGGGGGAGTGAGCGGAATTAAATATTCCTTTGTTCACTTATAACACCTATCGATTATTGTTCATGTAAGACTTCAGGTATGTCTTCGGCATTCCAGACATAATTCAAGCTTATTACAGGATTGTTTTCACAGAGAAGTTCTTTATTACTGATATGAAGGCATCCTGTATAACATTCGGATGTTAGATATATGATCGGAGTTTTCACTTTGTACTCACCTGTCCGTGATATGTCAGGATTTCAACTATGTTTCTTTATAATAATCTCCCAATCTGTTTCATTTTTCTGTATTACATTCATAACTTCATGCCCGTCAGCCTCCATGCCCTTGGGCACTTCTGTGACAGCGGTAGGATCATCCACAACTATCTTAAGGATCTCTCCTCCCTTCAGCGTATGAAGCACTTGATTGGCATAGAGGAAATTTTCGGGGCTGCGCTTTCCTTTAGTATCAATCACCTTATCCATTTTTGTATCCGCAAGGAAAGTTCCGTTAATGTATGCCCGGGTTCTATCATCCTTCGGGCTTTCTAATACTTCATCAGCCGGACCATGCTCTATTACCTCTCCCAGATAAAGATGAATCACATAGTCAGCAAGTCTCATTGCCTGGTGAATATTGTGCGTGACTATTACAATAGTGTAGTCATTTTTCAATTTAAGGAGCTGCTGCTCTATATGCTGCGATGAGACCGGGTCAAGGGCAGATGTCGGTTCATCACAGAGAATTATTTCCGGTTCAACTGCAAGTCCTCTTGCTAGGCATAGTCTCTGCTGCTGACCTATTGATAGTTGCGATGCCGGGGAATTCAGCCGATTCTTGACTTCATCCCAAAGACCGGCAAGTGTAAGATATTTTTCCACTATCTCATCGAGATCATGCTTCTTCTTTATTCCATGTATTCTCGGCCCGTATGTTATATTCTCATAAATCGACATTGGAAGCGGAGTAGGCTTCTGGGCAAGTAGCCCCATTTTCTTCCTTACGTTTACAACATCTGTTTTCCTGTCAAAGATATCTTCGTTGTCTATAAGAATCTTACCGGAATAAGTAACCTTATCTGTAAGGTCAATTAACCTGTTCATGCATTTTAGCAACGTGGATTTACCGCAGCCAGAAGGACCTATTATAGCGGTGATCTGTTTTTCCGGTATCTCCACAGAGATGTTCTTTAATGCATGGCTTCCATTATAGAAGACATTTATATTATCTATCTTAATATGGACTTTTGACATGGCATATACCTATTTTATGATGTATTTAGTATATTTTCTTGAAAGAACCCTTGCAGTTATATTAATAGCTAAGATAATCATCAAGAGAATTACAGCCGAAGCATATGCTTTTTGCTGAATCTGCGGCAGAGGCGTTCCTAGCTGGAAAAATATAGCCAAGGGAAGAGATGCTGTAGCATCGAAGAGAGAGGTGGGAATGCGGTCAGTATATCCTGCTGTGAAAAGTACGGACGCTGCATCTCCTATCCCTCTCCCAAAAGCTATCAGCACTCCCGTCATAAGACCGGGAAGAGCTTGTTTTGCAACTACCTTAACTACGGTTTCAAGTCTTGTTGCTCCAAGAGAGAATGACACCTCTTTAAGCTCAGAGGGAACAGTTTTTATGACCTCTTCCATTGCTCGGGTCATGATAGGTAGTTCCAGAAGTGTGAGAACTATTATTCCGCCAAGCAAAGATGCCCTCATATTCAAAAGCATCAGAATCGTGAATCCGAATGCTCCGTACACAATGGAAGGAGTCCCCCAGAGAATATCAAGCGAGAGACGTGTCAAGTCCGCTAGTTTTGTTCCTCCTGAATATTCTTTCTGCAAATAAAAGGCAATCCCGATACTAAGGAAAAACGCCAGTACAGTACCACCTAATGCAAGATAGAGCGAACCTATGATGGCATTCAGAATACCTCCTCCCGTCCCTAAGTAATAACCGCCTTCTGCTGTCTTTGTAAGCATATCGATGTTTATGGCAGGTAAGCCTTTCCAAAGTATTACCCCGATCACTGTAAGAAGGCTGATCATTACGATTCCAAGAGACAGTATCATCAATACACGAAAGATAAATTCTTCAACTCTTCGAAGTTCCATTTAAATGACACCTTTTTCTATTTTGATGAGTACCATTCTTGCAAGAATGTTGAATATCATTACAACGATGAGGAGCAGCAGGGCCGCAAGCATTATCGCTGAATCATAGAGTGGGATAGACATCATCTCACCGAAAGTATTGGCAATAAGAGCAGGGAGGGGATAAGCGGGGTCAAAAATGGATGAAGGAACTCTGTATACATTTCCCACAACCATAAGCACAGCCATTGTCTCACCGAATGCTCTTGAAAAACCAAGAATTATTGCCGCAAATATACCGGGCTTTGCCTTCCTCAGGACTACATGTTTAATTGTCTGCCACTTTGTAGCCCCTACGGAGAGGGAAACCTCTCTTAAATCCTGAGAAACACTCCTCATAACCTCGCTTGTTATTGAGATGATTATTGGAAATACCATAATTGAAAGCACAATCCCTCCTGCAAGGATACTGTACCCTCCTATAGTTTCCACTCCAAGAGCAGGAGCAAAGATATTCCTGATGAAAGGTACCACTGCAATCACACCCCATAGACCATATACAACTGAAGGTATTCCTGCAAGTAGATCGATTAGAGGATTGGCAGCAGCCCTCAGACTACTATCTGCATATTCTGAAAGGTATATTGAGCTTAGCAAGCTTATCGGCACTGCAATTACAATAGCGAGCCCTGTAACCCATAGTGTTCCCATAATAAATGGGAAAAAGCCAAACTTTCCTGCGTTTGGACTCCATTCTTTTGAAAACAAGAGATCAAAGATAGGTTCTGTCGACAATATGGGACTTGCTCTGTAATAAAGGCCAACAAGCATAAAGAAGAACAGCAGACAGGCGAATGCTGTCGCTGCAAGCATCAGCCTGCTTGAAATACTGTCCTTGAGTCTTCTGATATTCATAGTAATTTCTGCTCTTTATTATAATCGAATGACTTTTTCGTCATTATTCATGCCGAAGAATCGACTTTTTCTATTCCCTCGTTTATCTTATCCTGCGGAAGAACAATATACCCTGATTCAGGAATAAACTTCTGCCCGTCAGTGAGTATCCACTTAATGAAATCCTCTTCAATACCGGTGGGCTTGCCTTTTGTTACAAGGTTCAGATCTCTTGCAGGCGGTGAAGGGAACTTATCATTTCCGATAGCCTCTACGATTTCATCCAGTGTTCCATAGAAGTTCTCTTCCGGGTCTATCTTGCCGTTCTCATTCAGATCAAGCGGTATTATTTCGATGCCCTCAACTGGTTTTCGGGAGTTTAGATTATATGCAAAGTTTACGTTATTATATCCAATTCCTAATTTATCTTGCCTTACTGCTTCTGCAAGTCCGGGATCACCATTAACACCCACACCCTTAAGCTCTTCCTGTGTGTAATTGCCTAAGTATTTTGCCCATGTTTCAGGTGCGCCGGCGGCATCTGAGCGTGTGTATACGTTAATCTTATCATTGTTACTCGTCTCTCCTGTAGCCTGACCCCATGTTCTTATGGTTCCAGTGATGTATATTTGCTCAAACTCATCTCTTGTTAGTCCGCTTTTCTTAAGTTGTGCAAGTGCAGGATTATTACTATTGACTGTTGGCACAACAGCATCTTTTGTTACTGCTATCCAGTATGCACCTTTTTCCTCTTCTGCAGGTGTAATTGCTCTTGAGACCATGCCTATATCCACAAGCCCTCCCAGAGTGTCAGCCATTCCTTTTCCTGCTCCTCCGGCGCTGATGTCAAACTTCACTTTTGGGTGTAGTGTCCTGTATTCTTCACTCCATATAAGCATCATCGGATACATGGCAAAAGCACCCGAGATACGTATTGTTCCCTCAAGTTCTTCCACTGCTGGTGTCTGCGCATCGCCAGAAGGTATGTTTTGGGTCCCTGCTCCAGGTTTACCCACAAATCCCGATAGTGTCGCTACTATGAAAACCGCAAGTACCACGGTTATAGCAGTTATGAGAATTTTTCTATTCATTATTCCACCTTGGACTGTTTATTTTTTTGTTCAGTTGCTTACAATCAGTAAGATACAAACAGCAGGAGCATATAAATCTGTAAAGGAATAGGCTATAATTGTAGGGGACAATACAAAAACAGAAAAATAGCGGCAAATAGTGCCTGTTTACAAAATTAAAACAGAACCCATCTTAAAACTATAAATAACATTTCCCACGATGGTATTATGGGGATGTAAATGGAATTCAGAGAACTCTCTGATGAACAATGGAGGTTTATTAGACCACATTTACCATCACAAACGATAACCGGGAGAAAGAGAGTTGATGACCTTACGGTCATCAATGGTATTCTCTTTGTCCTGATAAATGGCTGCAGGTGAAGAAATACGCTTTATACATGATTTGTACACTGATATATGCCAGCGTATTCTATGTTATCAAAGGGTAGACAATGAAAACTACACCCAGTCCTGTTTTTTATTAAGGACTGGACTGAAAACAGAATTGGTGGACGCAAAGACTCTTGATCCTACTTTAAATATCCCTGTGAGGAGTGAGATCGCAGCCTGTGCACGGCAGGCACATGGTCCGGGCTTTGTCCGCACGCAATGATCTGCGGTCAAGCATTTTCCGCAGCATGCTTCCCAGCCGGATAAGTCTTTGTGTGTCAGGCCTGCGGACATCTATCACGTCTCTCCGGAGAGGGTTAGGCGATATCGGGCGAAGTAAAGGAATAACATCAAGCTCTGTAAGCAGGGATACCCCTTCCTTCACAGTTGCATCGCTTTCCCCAAGTCCGAGTATGAAGTTTGAACAGACTTTGTTTTTGCCGAATATGTCCACGGCCTCCCCCAGTGCATCAACTACCTCCTCCAGCGAGAGCTCAGGACAGACACGGCTGAATATCTCGGTGTCCATGGTTTCTACATTGTACTTTACTTCAGAAGCACCAGCAGCGTAAAGTTTTTCTGAAGAATCTTTTGCAGGATAGACTGAAACCCCTATAGGTAAGTCATAATCTCTGGTAAGGTCTTTTATGACACTCACCATCCGCTCGACTTCCACTTCCGGAGATACGGAAACACCGCTTGTCAGGGAGATTGCACTGAGTGAACCTGTTGCATAGGCATCAGCAACCATCCTGCAAACCTTTTGATTATCCTTTATTTCGCCCTGTATCTTTGGCACCGGGCAGAATTTGCAGTCATATATGCACTTCTCTGACACAGTAATGTATGCCTGCTGCGGACAATGGCACAGGGGGCGCTCAAGGGCACCTTTTACAATCACCTCTTCTCCTTTCTTGAGAATGGCTGCGTTGTCAGAATCAAGACTCATGCTGAGTGGAGAAAGGTCATTGACGGAGAGACGAACCCTTCTGTCACCTGAGCGAAAAAAAAAGACGACCCGCCTGCCCCTGGTCCTGCGGTGGCTGTGGTTTTCAGAGAACTTTGAAGAATAGACGAATCCTCTATCCTTACGCTCCCTATGCTTAGAAGATATGCTTTAAGATTAGTAGTCAGTTCGGATTGCATGCTAATGCACCTTTAGTTCTTATGTGAGAACCTCAAAATAAGTGCGCTTATTGAATTTGCTCCAGTCCCATTTTTCATCAAGAATGTTAACGTTCACTGTCCCTATTCCTTCAATACACCTTAATTTCAGTAATATCTGATCCTTCAGATAATCCACCATCGGGCAATTTCTGGTTGTCAGCACCAGGTTCACATAGATACTATCCCCATTCGCCATGATTTCCTTGACCAGGCCAAGATCCACAATATTGATACCTACTTCCGGATCGATCACTTCTTTCAATAATATGAGGACCTGTTCCTCCGTTACTGCGGCCTTCATGTGCCTGTTTATTAAGGATTCTGCTTTAAGCTCTTCGGATAACCGGAATCTTTCCTCCAGCCGGTTTAATCTGTCAAATACCTGGCCCATGGCGAGCAGTACTGGATCTGGCAGTTCATTATGGTCAAGTTTCCCGCCAGAGGAAGACGTTGGCTCCGATCTTCGCAGGAACTCCCACTGCTGTAGCTCCCGGAGGCACTGAACGGATAACGACCGAGCCTGCACCTACTTTAGCCCCTTTTCCCACTGTTATTGGTCCAAGAAGGATAGCACCTGAGCCGAGGACTACATTGTTTTCAACAGTAGGATGACGTTTTGTCTTGTGCAGGGCTGTCCCTCCCAGCACAACTCCCATATATATCAGTACATCATCACCTACTTCGGCAGTTTCGCCTATGACAACTCCTGAACCATGATCTATGAATACCCTTTTTCCAAGTTTTGCACCCGGATGGATCTCTATTCCTGTAAATGCCCTCGATATATGAGACATTAAGCGGGCAGGGAAGAAAAAGTGACGTTCCCAGAGGAAGTGTGCTATCCGATGAGCCCATACTGCATGCAGTCCCGGATAGCAGCATAGTACTTCCAGTGTTGACCTTGCTGCAGGATCTTTTTCAAATACTGAGTTTATGTCTTCCCTGATTCCCATTTGAGCCCTTCTGAATCAGATGTTGAACAGGTCAGTGCTCAGGTAGCGCTCTCCTGTATCCGGCAAAATGACAACTATGGTCTTGCCTTTAGATTCCTCACGCGCAGCGACCTCAAGAGCCGCATATGCAGCAGCACCGGAGGATATGCCTGCAAGTATACCCTCTTCAAGAGCCAGCCTGCGAGCCGTTGCTGCCGCATTATCTGCAGTGACCTTAACGATCTCATCCACCAGATCAATCCTGAGCACGTCCGGAAAGAATCCCGCACCAATTCCCTGTATACGATGAGGTCCGGGTTTCCCGCCACTGAGCACGGGTGACTCTACAGGTTCCACCGCAATTGCCTTAAAAGATGGCTTTCTTTTCTTGATGACGCCGGCAACGCCTGTGATTGTTCCGCCTGTGCCCACGCCCGAGACCAGCACATCCACATTACCATCCGTATCCTTCCATATTTCCTCAGCTGTTGTCCTCTGGTGGACTTCAGGGTTTGCAGGGTTCTGGAACTGCTGAGGTATGTAAAGCCTGTGAGGATCTTCGCGGACCAGTTGCTCGGCCTTACTAACAGCTCCTTTCATTCCTTCGGGCCCTGGTGTCAGGATGAGTTCTGCCCCAAAGGCTTTCAGCAGTTTTCTTCTTTCTATGCTCATCGTTTCAGGCATTACCAGCGTAAGTTTGTAACCCCTGGCAGCGCATACGGCTGCAAGTGCAATTCCAGTGTTACCGCTTGTAGGTTCGACAATCACAGTGCCCTCTTTGATCTTGCCTTGCCTTTCGGCTTCTTCTATCATTGCCAGCCCGATCCTGTCCTTTACACTTCCCATCGGATTGAAGGACTCCAGCTTGACCAGCACTTCCGCATCCAGTTCTTTTGTTACTTGATTCAGTCGAACGAGCGGTGTGTTACCAATTGTCCACGTTATATCTTTGTATACTCTTCCCATGTTATCTCCAATTTATTTTTTATTGCTTCTGACCCTTTGTTCATAATCTTTCAGAGGTATTGCCAGCACACCTTTATCGACCGACCCAATAACTCTGTCCTCCATTGCACGAACGTCTTCAAGCTTTGCTTTCGTTGCAGGTTTTTTTGGAACTGCACCACATCCTCCGGTAGGGAGAATGGACAGCTCATATGTCCCGATCTTCTTTGCCAGGGAAACCGTTTCCTCTTTATCGTAGGCTATCAAAGGACGGTACACCGGTATTGAAGCAGCCTCTGTAAGCACTATCTGATTGTCCAGGGTCTGAGATGCAACCTGTCCCAAAGATTCACCGGTAACAAAGCCTTTAGCACCGTTGACCCTCGCAACTTCAGCAGCAATGCGGTACATTCTCCGCTTACACAAAAGACAGGTGTGACGTTCCTGCCCTTCTTTGAGGAGAACATCTTTTGCAGCAGAAAGATATCCGTCTCTTACCACAACCAGTTCCAGATCAGGCTGGTAAGCACGTAAGACCTCGATCACTGCCTCGGTACGCTCAAGCGTAGCTGCATCAAGGAAACCTTCCAGGGAAACGTATAATGGGATGATCCTGCAGCCCCTTTTCATCATCATCCATGAGGCTACAGGTGAATCTATACCACCTGATACCAGGGCGACCAGAGTACCCTCGACTCCCAGAGGAAGGCCGCCTGCACCACGGTAGACGTGGTCGAAAAGATAGCATCTATTATCCCTTATCTCTACAAATATCTCTTTTTCCGGACTGCCAAGATTAACCTGCAGATGAGGGAAGATATCCAGGGCCATGGCCCCAAGCTTTTCAGCTATCTGCTGTGAGGATAATGTGTG is part of the Methanolobus chelungpuianus genome and harbors:
- a CDS encoding sulfurtransferase TusA family protein; translation: MDKVIDTKGKRSPENFLYANQVLHTLKGGEILKIVVDDPTAVTEVPKGMEADGHEVMNVIQKNETDWEIIIKKHS
- the pstA gene encoding phosphate ABC transporter permease PstA, encoding MELRRVEEFIFRVLMILSLGIVMISLLTVIGVILWKGLPAINIDMLTKTAEGGYYLGTGGGILNAIIGSLYLALGGTVLAFFLSIGIAFYLQKEYSGGTKLADLTRLSLDILWGTPSIVYGAFGFTILMLLNMRASLLGGIIVLTLLELPIMTRAMEEVIKTVPSELKEVSFSLGATRLETVVKVVAKQALPGLMTGVLIAFGRGIGDAASVLFTAGYTDRIPTSLFDATASLPLAIFFQLGTPLPQIQQKAYASAVILLMIILAINITARVLSRKYTKYIIK
- the pstC gene encoding phosphate ABC transporter permease subunit PstC: MNIRRLKDSISSRLMLAATAFACLLFFFMLVGLYYRASPILSTEPIFDLLFSKEWSPNAGKFGFFPFIMGTLWVTGLAIVIAVPISLLSSIYLSEYADSSLRAAANPLIDLLAGIPSVVYGLWGVIAVVPFIRNIFAPALGVETIGGYSILAGGIVLSIMVFPIIISITSEVMRSVSQDLREVSLSVGATKWQTIKHVVLRKAKPGIFAAIILGFSRAFGETMAVLMVVGNVYRVPSSIFDPAYPLPALIANTFGEMMSIPLYDSAIMLAALLLLIVVMIFNILARMVLIKIEKGVI
- a CDS encoding PstS family phosphate ABC transporter substrate-binding protein → MNRKILITAITVVLAVFIVATLSGFVGKPGAGTQNIPSGDAQTPAVEELEGTIRISGAFAMYPMMLIWSEEYRTLHPKVKFDISAGGAGKGMADTLGGLVDIGMVSRAITPAEEEKGAYWIAVTKDAVVPTVNSNNPALAQLKKSGLTRDEFEQIYITGTIRTWGQATGETSNNDKINVYTRSDAAGAPETWAKYLGNYTQEELKGVGVNGDPGLAEAVRQDKLGIGYNNVNFAYNLNSRKPVEGIEIIPLDLNENGKIDPEENFYGTLDEIVEAIGNDKFPSPPARDLNLVTKGKPTGIEEDFIKWILTDGQKFIPESGYIVLPQDKINEGIEKVDSSA
- a CDS encoding transposase: MEFRELSDEQWRFIRPHLPSQTITGRKRVDDLTVINGILFVLINGCR
- a CDS encoding radical SAM protein; translated protein: MSLDSDNAAILKKGEEVIVKGALERPLCHCPQQAYITVSEKCIYDCKFCPVPKIQGEIKDNQKVCRMVADAYATGSLSAISLTSGVSVSPEVEVERMVSVIKDLTRDYDLPIGVSVYPAKDSSEKLYAAGASEVKYNVETMDTEIFSRVCPELSLEEVVDALGEAVDIFGKNKVCSNFILGLGESDATVKEGVSLLTELDVIPLLRPISPNPLRRDVIDVRRPDTQRLIRLGSMLRKMLDRRSLRADKARTMCLPCTGCDLTPHRDI
- a CDS encoding metal-sulfur cluster assembly factor is translated as MKAAVTEEQVLILLKEVIDPEVGINIVDLGLVKEIMANGDSIYVNLVLTTRNCPMVDYLKDQILLKLRCIEGIGTVNVNILDEKWDWSKFNKRTYFEVLT
- the cysE gene encoding serine O-acetyltransferase, whose product is MGIREDINSVFEKDPAARSTLEVLCCYPGLHAVWAHRIAHFLWERHFFFPARLMSHISRAFTGIEIHPGAKLGKRVFIDHGSGVVIGETAEVGDDVLIYMGVVLGGTALHKTKRHPTVENNVVLGSGAILLGPITVGKGAKVGAGSVVIRSVPPGATAVGVPAKIGANVFLWRET
- the cysK gene encoding cysteine synthase A, whose protein sequence is MGRVYKDITWTIGNTPLVRLNQVTKELDAEVLVKLESFNPMGSVKDRIGLAMIEEAERQGKIKEGTVIVEPTSGNTGIALAAVCAARGYKLTLVMPETMSIERRKLLKAFGAELILTPGPEGMKGAVSKAEQLVREDPHRLYIPQQFQNPANPEVHQRTTAEEIWKDTDGNVDVLVSGVGTGGTITGVAGVIKKRKPSFKAIAVEPVESPVLSGGKPGPHRIQGIGAGFFPDVLRIDLVDEIVKVTADNAAATARRLALEEGILAGISSGAAAYAALEVAAREESKGKTIVVILPDTGERYLSTDLFNI
- the thiI gene encoding tRNA uracil 4-sulfurtransferase ThiI is translated as MLRYGEIFLKSPPVRDRWEKTLINNIKEQFPDSRIWRERGRIWLTGEVVPEKLSRIFGLVSFSECTQCSYDELPEVSLDYCRKAGLDNAKTFAFRVKRVGNHTLSSQQIAEKLGAMALDIFPHLQVNLGSPEKEIFVEIRDNRCYLFDHVYRGAGGLPLGVEGTLVALVSGGIDSPVASWMMMKRGCRIIPLYVSLEGFLDAATLERTEAVIEVLRAYQPDLELVVVRDGYLSAAKDVLLKEGQERHTCLLCKRRMYRIAAEVARVNGAKGFVTGESLGQVASQTLDNQIVLTEAASIPVYRPLIAYDKEETVSLAKKIGTYELSILPTGGCGAVPKKPATKAKLEDVRAMEDRVIGSVDKGVLAIPLKDYEQRVRSNKK